A genomic region of Streptomyces rimosus contains the following coding sequences:
- a CDS encoding NAD(P)H-dependent flavin oxidoreductase, translating into MQTELSNRLGVEHAVFGFTPFPAVAAAISRAGGFGVLGAVRYAAADELARDLEWIDRHTDGAPYGLDVVMPAKKVEGVTEADIEAMIPEGHRRFVAETLAAHRVPELPPGEASGWRITGWLEQVARAQLDVAFDFPVRLLANALGSPPADVVERAHAHGILVAALAGSPRHARHHKDAGIDIVVAQGYEAGGHTGEIATMVLTPEVVRAVDPLPVLAAGGIGTGEQIAAGLALGAQGVWLGSVWLTTEEAGLHSRRLTEKLLAAGPGDTVRSRALTGKPARQLRTAWTDAWDDPSGPDPLPMPLQGLLVAEAVSRIQKYEVEPLLGTPVGQIVGQMNAERSVRAVFDDLTRGFERAVDRINRIAGRG; encoded by the coding sequence ATGCAGACGGAGCTGAGCAACCGGCTGGGAGTCGAGCACGCCGTCTTCGGGTTCACCCCGTTCCCCGCGGTCGCCGCCGCGATCAGCCGGGCCGGCGGCTTCGGCGTGCTCGGCGCGGTCCGCTACGCGGCGGCCGACGAACTGGCCCGCGACCTGGAATGGATCGACCGGCACACCGACGGCGCGCCGTACGGGCTGGACGTGGTGATGCCCGCCAAGAAGGTCGAAGGCGTCACGGAGGCCGACATCGAGGCGATGATCCCGGAAGGGCACCGCCGGTTCGTCGCCGAGACCCTCGCCGCGCACCGGGTCCCCGAACTGCCGCCCGGCGAGGCGTCCGGCTGGCGCATCACGGGCTGGCTGGAGCAGGTCGCCCGCGCGCAGCTCGACGTGGCCTTCGACTTCCCGGTCAGACTGCTGGCCAACGCGCTCGGCTCACCGCCCGCCGACGTCGTCGAGCGCGCCCACGCGCACGGCATCCTCGTCGCCGCGCTCGCGGGCAGCCCCCGGCACGCCCGGCACCACAAGGACGCCGGGATCGACATCGTCGTCGCGCAGGGGTACGAGGCCGGCGGCCACACCGGGGAGATCGCCACCATGGTGCTCACCCCCGAGGTCGTCCGCGCCGTGGACCCGCTGCCGGTCCTCGCGGCCGGCGGCATCGGCACCGGCGAACAGATCGCCGCCGGGCTGGCCCTGGGCGCCCAGGGTGTCTGGCTCGGCTCCGTCTGGCTGACCACCGAGGAGGCCGGTCTGCACTCCAGGCGCCTGACCGAGAAGCTGCTCGCGGCGGGCCCCGGCGACACCGTCCGCTCCCGCGCGCTGACCGGCAAGCCCGCCCGCCAGCTCCGTACGGCCTGGACGGACGCCTGGGACGACCCGTCGGGGCCCGACCCGCTGCCCATGCCGCTGCAAGGGCTGCTGGTCGCCGAGGCCGTCTCCCGTATCCAGAAGTACGAGGTCGAGCCGCTGCTCGGCACGCCGGTCGGCCAGATCGTCGGGCAGATGAACGCGGAACGCAGTGTGCGGGCGGTCTTCGACGACCTCACCCGCGGCTTCGAGCGGGCCGTCGACCGCATCAACCGCATCGCCGGACGCGGCTGA
- a CDS encoding acyl-CoA synthetase has product MSASMASPSPNGFWAQAAADPGRTVLIAPDGEEWTAARLHAACNRLVHGLRAAGLERGDAFAVVLPNGVEFFTAHLAATQAGLYLVPVNHHLVGPEIAWIVADSGAKALIAHERFGDAARAAADEAGLPPEQRYAVGTVTGFRPYAALLEGQPETPPEDRTLGWVMNYTSGTTGRPRGIRRPLSGRPPEESHLGGFLGIFGIRPFDANVHLVCSPLYHTAVLQFAGASLHMGHRVVLMDKWTPEEMLRLIDTYRCTHTHMVPTQFHRLLALPEEVRARYDVTSMRHAIHGAAPCPDHVKRAMIDWWGSCVEEYYAASEGGGAFATAEDWLKKPGTVGRAWPISELAVFDDDGNRLPPGELGTVYMKMTTGGFSYHKDADKTRRNRIGDFFTVGDLGYLDADGYLFLRDRKIDMIISGGVNIYPAEIESVLLSHPAVADAAAFGIPHDDWGEQVKAVVEPADGYPAGPALADELLEHCARRLAGYKRPRSVDFTAAMPRDPNGKLYKRRLRDPYWAGRERAV; this is encoded by the coding sequence ATGTCGGCATCCATGGCGTCACCATCCCCGAACGGCTTCTGGGCCCAGGCCGCGGCCGATCCGGGACGTACGGTCCTGATCGCCCCGGACGGCGAGGAGTGGACCGCGGCCCGGCTGCACGCCGCCTGCAACCGCCTGGTGCACGGGCTGCGCGCGGCCGGACTGGAGCGCGGCGACGCCTTCGCGGTGGTGCTGCCCAACGGCGTCGAGTTCTTCACCGCCCACCTCGCCGCCACCCAGGCGGGCCTGTACCTCGTACCGGTCAACCACCACCTCGTCGGCCCGGAGATCGCCTGGATCGTCGCCGACTCGGGGGCGAAGGCGCTCATCGCGCACGAACGGTTCGGCGACGCCGCCCGCGCCGCCGCCGACGAGGCGGGGCTGCCGCCGGAACAGCGGTACGCCGTCGGCACGGTGACCGGCTTCCGGCCGTACGCGGCGCTCCTCGAAGGACAGCCGGAAACGCCGCCGGAGGACCGCACCCTCGGCTGGGTCATGAACTACACCTCCGGCACCACCGGACGCCCCCGCGGCATCCGCCGCCCCCTGTCCGGCCGCCCGCCCGAGGAGTCCCACCTCGGCGGCTTCCTCGGCATCTTCGGCATCCGGCCGTTCGACGCCAACGTGCATCTGGTGTGCTCGCCGCTCTACCACACGGCCGTGCTCCAGTTCGCGGGCGCTTCCCTGCACATGGGGCACCGGGTCGTCCTGATGGACAAGTGGACGCCCGAGGAGATGCTGCGGCTGATCGACACGTACCGCTGCACCCATACGCACATGGTGCCCACCCAGTTCCACCGGCTGCTCGCCCTCCCGGAGGAGGTACGGGCACGCTACGACGTGACCTCGATGCGGCACGCCATCCACGGCGCCGCGCCCTGCCCCGACCACGTCAAGCGGGCGATGATCGACTGGTGGGGGAGCTGCGTGGAGGAGTACTACGCGGCGAGCGAGGGCGGCGGCGCGTTCGCCACCGCCGAGGACTGGCTCAAGAAGCCCGGTACGGTCGGCCGGGCCTGGCCGATCAGCGAACTGGCGGTCTTCGACGACGACGGCAACCGGCTGCCGCCCGGCGAACTGGGCACCGTCTACATGAAGATGACCACCGGCGGCTTCAGCTACCACAAGGACGCGGACAAGACCCGCAGGAACCGCATCGGGGACTTCTTCACCGTCGGCGACCTCGGATACCTGGACGCGGACGGGTATCTCTTCCTCCGCGACCGCAAGATCGACATGATCATCTCGGGCGGGGTCAACATCTACCCCGCCGAGATCGAGTCCGTCCTGCTCTCCCACCCCGCCGTCGCCGACGCGGCCGCCTTCGGCATCCCGCACGACGACTGGGGCGAGCAGGTCAAGGCCGTCGTCGAGCCCGCCGACGGCTACCCGGCGGGCCCGGCCCTCGCCGACGAGCTCCTGGAGCACTGCGCCCGGCGGCTGGCGGGCTACAAGCGCCCCAGGTCCGTCGACTTCACCGCGGCCATGCCGCGCGACCCCAACGGCAAGCTCTACAAGCGGCGGCTCCGCGACCCGTACTGGGCGGGCCGGGAGCGCGCCGTGTGA
- a CDS encoding penicillin acylase family protein: protein MRDRFRKLAAAGMVLLTAAGLSPAPDAAAAKASRPSGGGLSADIRYTEYGIPHIIADDYPDLGFGVGWAQAADQVCTLADGFVTLRGERSRYFGAAGHPDGTHSSASTNLASDLFFKGIRQTRTVEKLLRQPAPAGPGDEVKELMRGWAAGYNAWLAQRKITDPACAGKEWVKPVTALDVAANAYALVITAGQADVVDSLVAAHPPTAGAPPAPTAPQSPRKSVASVRSHLARDDGGLGSNAVAFRGDTTANGRGLLLGNPHYPWSGGRRFWQAQVTIPGELDVAGGLILGSPTPNIGHNARIAWSHTVSTGVPMNFHQLTLDPADPTAYLVDGKPERMTRRTVTVPVKDGPDVVRTQWWTRYGPVVTEYGGLDLAWTSRTAYALGDPNAAQLRMSDTFLGLGKARNVADVRRVLRRTQGLPWVNTVAADSAGRTLYTQSQVVPRITDDLVERCSTGLGRLLYPAPGLAVLDGARSGCAPGRDRDAVQPGIFGPSAMPTLTDAPYAENSNDSAWLANADRPLTGYPRVLGDIGTPRSLRTRGAVEDVSALADRGDLTPADLQRQQFTNRVPAGDLAAADTARACAALPGGTATGSDGKAMDVSEACRVIAAWNRTVRTDSKGALLFDRFWRRLTATVPQTDLWKTPFDPNDPVRTPRALNTAVPGLATALADAVSELRAARIPLAAPLGEHQFVIRNGKRIPVSGGVDGLGVWNMTVGRWNPASGGYTEVRHGSSYIQAVSFADDGCPVNARTLLTYSQSSNPRSPHYSDQTELYSAGRMIRSRFCERDVLASPQLRVEHVRER, encoded by the coding sequence ATGCGCGACCGTTTCAGAAAGCTCGCCGCGGCCGGGATGGTGCTGCTGACCGCGGCGGGGCTGTCGCCCGCCCCGGACGCGGCCGCGGCCAAGGCGTCCCGCCCGTCGGGCGGCGGACTCTCGGCCGACATCCGCTACACCGAGTACGGCATTCCCCACATAATCGCCGACGACTACCCCGACCTGGGTTTCGGCGTGGGCTGGGCGCAGGCCGCCGATCAGGTCTGCACGCTCGCCGACGGCTTCGTCACCCTGCGCGGCGAACGCTCCCGGTACTTCGGCGCCGCGGGACATCCCGACGGCACCCACTCCTCCGCGAGCACCAACCTCGCCAGTGACCTCTTCTTCAAGGGCATACGCCAGACCCGCACCGTCGAGAAGCTGCTGCGGCAGCCCGCTCCGGCCGGGCCGGGTGACGAGGTGAAGGAGCTGATGCGCGGCTGGGCGGCCGGGTACAACGCCTGGCTGGCGCAGCGGAAGATCACCGATCCGGCCTGTGCGGGCAAGGAGTGGGTCAAGCCGGTCACCGCGCTCGACGTGGCGGCCAACGCGTACGCCCTCGTGATCACCGCGGGGCAGGCCGATGTGGTGGACAGCCTCGTCGCGGCCCACCCGCCCACGGCCGGCGCCCCACCCGCCCCCACCGCGCCGCAGAGCCCGCGGAAGTCCGTGGCGTCCGTCCGCTCCCACCTCGCACGCGACGACGGGGGCCTGGGCTCCAACGCCGTCGCCTTCCGCGGTGACACCACCGCCAACGGCCGCGGCCTGCTCCTGGGCAATCCGCACTACCCGTGGTCCGGCGGCCGCCGCTTCTGGCAGGCGCAGGTGACCATCCCCGGCGAACTCGACGTCGCGGGCGGACTGATCCTCGGCTCCCCCACCCCCAACATCGGCCACAACGCCCGCATCGCCTGGAGCCACACGGTCTCCACCGGTGTGCCCATGAACTTCCACCAGCTCACCCTGGACCCGGCGGACCCGACCGCGTACCTGGTGGACGGCAAGCCGGAGCGGATGACGCGCCGGACCGTGACGGTGCCGGTCAAGGACGGTCCGGATGTGGTCCGTACGCAGTGGTGGACGCGCTACGGCCCGGTCGTCACCGAGTACGGCGGCCTCGACCTGGCGTGGACGAGCCGTACGGCGTACGCGCTGGGTGACCCCAACGCGGCGCAGCTGCGGATGTCCGACACCTTCCTGGGCCTGGGCAAGGCCCGGAACGTGGCGGACGTCCGGCGGGTGCTGCGCCGGACGCAGGGCCTGCCCTGGGTGAACACCGTCGCCGCCGACTCGGCCGGCCGCACCCTCTACACCCAGTCGCAGGTGGTGCCGCGCATCACCGACGACCTCGTGGAGCGCTGTTCCACGGGCCTGGGGCGGCTGCTGTACCCGGCGCCCGGCCTGGCCGTACTGGACGGCGCGCGCTCCGGCTGCGCGCCGGGCCGCGACCGGGACGCCGTGCAGCCGGGCATCTTCGGCCCGTCCGCGATGCCCACGCTCACGGACGCCCCGTATGCGGAGAATTCCAACGACAGCGCCTGGCTGGCCAACGCGGACCGGCCGCTGACGGGCTACCCGCGCGTTCTCGGCGACATCGGCACCCCGCGCTCCCTGCGGACGCGCGGCGCCGTCGAGGACGTGTCCGCCCTGGCGGACCGGGGCGATCTGACCCCGGCCGATCTCCAGCGCCAGCAGTTCACCAACCGGGTGCCCGCCGGTGACCTGGCCGCCGCCGACACCGCGCGGGCCTGCGCCGCGCTCCCCGGCGGTACGGCGACCGGGAGCGACGGCAAGGCCATGGACGTCTCGGAGGCGTGCCGGGTGATCGCCGCCTGGAACCGTACGGTACGGACGGACAGCAAGGGCGCACTCCTCTTCGACCGGTTCTGGCGCCGGCTGACCGCCACGGTGCCGCAGACCGATCTTTGGAAGACGCCTTTCGACCCGAATGATCCGGTGCGGACCCCGCGCGCCCTGAACACCGCCGTCCCTGGCCTCGCGACCGCGCTCGCCGACGCCGTGTCCGAGCTGCGCGCCGCGCGCATCCCGCTCGCCGCGCCGCTCGGCGAGCACCAGTTCGTCATACGCAACGGCAAGCGCATCCCGGTCAGCGGGGGCGTGGACGGGCTGGGCGTCTGGAACATGACCGTGGGCCGGTGGAACCCGGCGAGCGGTGGCTACACGGAGGTGCGGCACGGCTCCAGCTACATCCAGGCGGTGAGCTTCGCGGACGACGGCTGCCCGGTGAACGCCCGTACGCTGCTGACGTACTCGCAGTCCTCCAACCCGCGCTCGCCGCACTACAGCGACCAGACCGAGCTGTACTCGGCGGGCCGGATGATCCGGTCCCGCTTCTGCGAGCGCGATGTGCTCGCCTCGCCGCAGCTGCGGGTGGAGCACGTACGCGAGCGGTAG
- a CDS encoding acyl-CoA synthetase, which translates to MTGATAGVRTNTVDGVLRRSAHRTPDRTAVRYGDRSWTYRELDDAVTAAMCALLVNGAEPGDRVAAYGHNSDAYVIGFLACARAGLVHVPVNHHLTGDGLRYIIEQSGSTLVLTDPALEHRLPPGVRTMPLRDAAGSLVERAEEGRGVKSAVLRTGDEGGSGEAHEAGDPDGAYGSGSDDLVQLLYTSGTTGLPKGAMMTHGALVHAYTSAIVALDLKATDRPVHSLPLYHSAQLHVFLMPYLAVGAENVILDAPDPDRVFDLVEAGRADSLFAPPTVWIALSRHPGFATRDLRGLRKAYYGASIMPVPVLERLRARLPGLAFYNCFGQSEIGPLATVLGPDEHEERMDSCGRPVLFVEARVVDPGGTEVPDGERGEIVYRSPQLCTGYWDKPDETAAAFRDGWFRSGDLAVRDAAGYFTIVDRVKDVINSGGVLVAPRQVEDALYAHPGVAEVAVIGLPDERWIEAVTAVVVPRAGTAAPDEAELIAAVRERLAGFQVPKRVLFAEALPRNASGKILKRELRERYGSESGRE; encoded by the coding sequence ATGACGGGAGCCACGGCGGGAGTACGGACGAACACGGTCGACGGGGTCCTGCGGCGCAGCGCGCACCGGACGCCCGACCGCACGGCGGTGCGCTACGGCGACCGGTCCTGGACCTACCGCGAACTGGACGACGCGGTGACGGCCGCCATGTGCGCCCTGCTGGTGAACGGGGCGGAGCCAGGGGACCGGGTCGCCGCGTACGGCCACAATTCCGACGCGTACGTGATCGGCTTCCTGGCCTGCGCCCGCGCCGGGCTGGTGCACGTACCCGTCAACCACCACCTCACCGGCGACGGACTGCGCTACATCATCGAGCAGTCGGGCAGCACCCTCGTCCTCACCGACCCGGCGCTGGAGCACCGGCTGCCGCCCGGGGTCCGGACGATGCCGCTGCGGGACGCGGCGGGATCGCTGGTGGAGCGGGCGGAGGAAGGGCGGGGGGTGAAATCGGCGGTCCTCCGGACAGGTGATGAGGGTGGGTCGGGGGAGGCGCACGAAGCCGGTGACCCGGATGGCGCGTACGGCTCGGGCTCCGACGACCTGGTGCAGCTCCTCTACACCTCCGGCACGACCGGGCTGCCCAAGGGCGCGATGATGACGCACGGCGCGCTGGTCCACGCGTACACCTCGGCCATCGTCGCCCTCGACCTGAAGGCGACCGACCGGCCCGTACACAGCCTGCCGCTCTACCACTCGGCGCAACTGCACGTGTTCCTGATGCCCTACCTCGCCGTGGGCGCCGAGAACGTCATCCTCGACGCGCCCGACCCGGACCGGGTCTTCGACCTGGTCGAAGCGGGGCGGGCGGACAGCCTGTTCGCGCCGCCCACCGTGTGGATCGCCCTCTCCCGGCACCCCGGCTTCGCCACCCGCGACCTCCGCGGCCTCCGCAAGGCGTACTACGGCGCGTCCATCATGCCGGTGCCCGTCCTGGAACGGCTGCGCGCCCGGTTGCCCGGCCTCGCCTTCTACAACTGCTTCGGACAGAGCGAGATCGGGCCGCTGGCCACCGTCCTGGGGCCGGACGAACACGAGGAGCGGATGGACTCGTGCGGCCGGCCGGTGCTGTTCGTGGAGGCGCGGGTGGTGGACCCGGGAGGCACGGAGGTGCCCGACGGCGAGCGCGGGGAGATCGTCTACCGCTCGCCCCAACTGTGCACGGGCTACTGGGACAAGCCGGACGAGACCGCGGCGGCGTTCCGGGACGGCTGGTTCCGCTCCGGGGACCTGGCCGTGCGCGACGCGGCGGGCTACTTCACCATCGTCGACCGCGTCAAGGACGTCATCAACTCGGGCGGTGTGCTGGTGGCCCCGCGACAGGTGGAGGACGCGCTGTACGCACATCCGGGGGTCGCGGAGGTGGCGGTGATCGGCCTGCCGGACGAGCGCTGGATCGAGGCGGTGACGGCCGTCGTCGTACCGCGCGCGGGCACGGCGGCGCCGGACGAGGCGGAGCTGATCGCGGCGGTGCGGGAGCGGCTGGCCGGGTTCCAGGTGCCCAAGCGGGTGCTGTTCGCCGAGGCGTTGCCGCGCAATGCCAGCGGCAAGATCCTCAAGCGGGAACTCCGGGAACGGTACGGGTCCGAGTCCGGCCGGGAGTGA
- a CDS encoding VOC family protein yields MLTTQYVPGAPNWLDLGAPDMEAAAAFYGAVFGWTFRSAGPDAGGYGFFQLDGKTVAGAGPLTEEGARSAWTVHFHTPDVDALAKSVEQAGGTVRFGPCDVFTAGRLAGFTDPAGAEFAAWQPGDNPGMEVAGATHALCWTELYTTDAAAAKAFYRSVFSWETVDRQMGGEVVYTIASPAGTDPDGDAGHAGIMQMAPENVAGGSTPEWHPYFAVEDCDATVAKSTERGAIAIHPPVDAEGVGRLAMLRDPFGAVFAVITPSVG; encoded by the coding sequence ATGCTCACCACCCAGTACGTCCCGGGCGCACCGAACTGGCTCGACCTCGGCGCACCGGACATGGAAGCGGCCGCCGCGTTCTACGGCGCCGTCTTCGGCTGGACCTTCCGCTCGGCCGGGCCGGACGCCGGCGGGTACGGCTTCTTCCAGCTCGACGGGAAGACCGTGGCCGGGGCCGGACCGCTGACCGAGGAGGGCGCCCGGTCGGCCTGGACGGTCCACTTCCACACACCGGACGTGGACGCCCTGGCCAAGTCCGTCGAGCAGGCCGGCGGCACGGTCCGCTTCGGCCCGTGCGACGTCTTCACCGCCGGCCGGCTGGCCGGGTTCACGGACCCGGCGGGCGCCGAGTTCGCCGCCTGGCAGCCCGGCGACAACCCGGGCATGGAGGTGGCCGGCGCGACGCACGCACTGTGCTGGACCGAGCTGTACACCACCGACGCGGCCGCCGCGAAGGCGTTCTACCGCTCGGTCTTCTCGTGGGAGACGGTCGACAGGCAGATGGGCGGAGAGGTGGTCTACACGATCGCCTCGCCCGCCGGCACCGACCCGGACGGCGACGCCGGCCACGCCGGCATCATGCAGATGGCACCGGAGAACGTCGCCGGCGGCTCCACGCCGGAATGGCATCCGTACTTCGCCGTCGAGGACTGCGACGCGACGGTTGCCAAGTCCACGGAACGCGGCGCGATAGCCATCCACCCGCCCGTGGACGCCGAGGGCGTCGGCAGGCTGGCCATGCTGCGGGACCCGTTCGGGGCGGTGTTCGCGGTGATCACGCCGAGTGTGGGGTGA
- a CDS encoding GNAT family N-acetyltransferase codes for MAELHTERLVLRRWRESDLEPWAAMNADPEVREHLGDLLTREQSDASVRRFEADFDRRGYGWWAVDVRATGEFIGFAGLDDTDEDMPFKGVEIGWRLARSAWGHGYATEAALAVLAFGFDTLELPEILAVTTATNTRSQAVMRRIGMTRNPADDFDDPSAPEGPLRPSVVYRVGRGGWGDGRGF; via the coding sequence ATGGCCGAACTGCACACCGAACGCCTCGTCCTCCGCCGGTGGCGGGAGTCCGACCTCGAACCGTGGGCCGCGATGAACGCCGACCCCGAAGTACGGGAGCACCTGGGCGACCTGCTCACCCGCGAACAGAGCGACGCTTCCGTGCGACGGTTCGAGGCCGACTTCGACCGGCGCGGCTACGGATGGTGGGCGGTCGATGTACGGGCCACGGGCGAATTCATCGGCTTCGCGGGCCTGGACGACACGGACGAGGACATGCCGTTCAAGGGGGTGGAGATCGGCTGGCGACTCGCACGCTCGGCATGGGGTCATGGATACGCCACCGAGGCGGCCCTGGCGGTCCTGGCCTTCGGCTTCGACACGCTCGAACTCCCGGAGATCCTGGCGGTGACGACCGCCACCAACACCCGCTCCCAGGCCGTCATGCGCCGCATCGGCATGACCAGGAATCCGGCCGACGACTTCGACGACCCGTCTGCGCCGGAGGGCCCGCTGCGGCCGAGTGTGGTGTATCGGGTGGGGCGTGGTGGGTGGGGTGATGGACGGGGGTTTTGA
- the paaK gene encoding phenylacetate--CoA ligase PaaK — MEPFDAVRRLSAEELRVRQLERLRATLRHAYENVPFYRRSFDRAGVRPDDCRSLGDLARFPFTVKDDLRANYPFGMFAVPQDAVRRIHASSGTTGRPTVVGYTERDLSVWADVVARSIHAAGGRPGHKVHIAYGYGLFTGGLGTHYGAERLGCTVVPASGGMTVRQVQIIRDFRPEIIMVTPSYMLTLLDEFERQGVDPRTTSLKVGIFGAEPWTEEMRREIEERFAIDAVDIYGLSEVMGPGVAQECVETKDGLHIWEDHFYPEVVDPVTGEPLPDGEHGELVFTSLTKEAMPVVRYRTRDLTRLLPGTARPAFRRMEKVTGRCDDMIILRGVNLFPAQVEEVVLRTPGVAPHFQLRLTREGRMDHLTVRAEARPDATPEARTAAIAHIARGVKDSIGVSVAVEIVNPETLERSVGKLKRIVDMRT, encoded by the coding sequence ATGGAACCGTTCGACGCGGTGCGGCGGCTGTCCGCCGAGGAGCTGCGGGTCCGCCAACTGGAGCGGCTGCGCGCCACGTTGCGGCATGCGTACGAGAACGTACCGTTCTACCGGCGGTCCTTCGACCGGGCCGGGGTCCGCCCCGACGACTGCCGGTCGCTCGGCGACCTCGCGCGTTTCCCGTTCACCGTCAAGGACGACCTGCGGGCCAACTACCCCTTCGGCATGTTCGCCGTCCCCCAGGACGCCGTGCGCCGCATCCACGCCTCCAGCGGCACGACCGGCCGCCCGACGGTCGTCGGCTACACCGAACGCGACCTGTCCGTATGGGCCGACGTCGTGGCGCGCTCGATCCACGCGGCCGGCGGCCGGCCCGGCCACAAGGTGCACATCGCGTACGGCTACGGCCTGTTCACCGGCGGCCTCGGCACGCACTACGGCGCCGAACGCCTCGGCTGTACGGTCGTCCCGGCCTCCGGAGGCATGACCGTCCGGCAGGTGCAGATCATCCGGGACTTCCGGCCCGAGATCATCATGGTGACGCCGTCCTACATGCTCACCCTCCTCGACGAGTTCGAGCGCCAGGGCGTCGATCCCCGTACCACCTCACTCAAGGTCGGGATATTCGGCGCGGAGCCGTGGACGGAGGAGATGCGCCGGGAGATCGAGGAGCGCTTCGCCATCGACGCGGTGGACATCTACGGCCTCTCGGAGGTCATGGGCCCCGGCGTCGCCCAGGAGTGTGTGGAGACCAAGGACGGGCTGCACATCTGGGAGGACCATTTCTATCCGGAGGTGGTCGACCCGGTCACCGGCGAACCGCTGCCGGACGGCGAACACGGGGAACTGGTCTTCACCTCGCTGACCAAGGAGGCCATGCCGGTGGTCCGCTACCGCACCCGGGACCTGACCCGGCTGCTGCCCGGCACCGCCCGCCCCGCCTTCCGCCGGATGGAGAAGGTCACCGGCCGCTGCGACGACATGATCATCCTGCGCGGGGTGAACCTCTTCCCCGCCCAGGTCGAGGAGGTCGTGCTGCGCACCCCGGGCGTCGCACCGCACTTCCAACTACGACTGACCCGCGAAGGCCGGATGGACCACCTGACCGTACGGGCCGAAGCACGCCCCGACGCCACCCCCGAGGCACGCACAGCCGCCATCGCCCACATCGCCCGTGGCGTCAAGGACAGCATCGGCGTCTCCGTAGCCGTCGAAATCGTCAACCCCGAAACCCTTGAACGCTCCGTCGGCAAGCTGAAGCGCATTGTGGATATGCGGACGTGA
- a CDS encoding alpha/beta fold hydrolase yields MSDVQKVQVGDVRLAYRCWGDADAPPAVLLHCLGEDGEDWRGVVGQLATTHRVYALDLRGHGASDRPGEYGFESWCDDVAGFLQELRLGPVALIGHSLGAMVALLLAAARPELVERLVVEEAAPPRPGDPPQEVPEPPPGPQTFDWQAKVAVVALRNAPDPAWWEALAKITAPTLVIAGGPTSHIPQQHLHDMAERIPDCRLVTVEGAGHLVHEERPLEYLDAVRTFLVPAP; encoded by the coding sequence ATGAGTGACGTTCAGAAGGTGCAGGTCGGCGACGTCCGCTTGGCGTACCGGTGCTGGGGTGACGCGGATGCGCCCCCGGCGGTGCTGCTGCACTGCCTCGGCGAGGACGGTGAGGACTGGCGCGGCGTGGTCGGCCAGCTCGCCACCACCCACCGGGTGTACGCACTGGATCTGCGCGGGCACGGCGCCAGCGACCGGCCGGGGGAGTACGGCTTCGAGAGCTGGTGCGACGACGTGGCCGGGTTCCTCCAGGAGCTGCGTCTGGGGCCCGTGGCGCTCATCGGCCACTCGCTCGGCGCGATGGTCGCGCTGCTGCTGGCCGCCGCCCGGCCGGAGCTCGTGGAGCGGCTGGTGGTGGAGGAAGCGGCGCCGCCCCGGCCGGGCGATCCGCCGCAGGAGGTGCCGGAGCCGCCGCCGGGGCCGCAGACGTTCGACTGGCAGGCGAAGGTGGCCGTGGTGGCGCTGCGCAACGCGCCGGACCCGGCGTGGTGGGAAGCCCTGGCGAAGATCACCGCACCGACCCTGGTGATCGCGGGCGGCCCCACCAGTCACATCCCGCAGCAGCACCTCCACGACATGGCCGAACGCATCCCGGACTGCCGCCTCGTCACGGTCGAGGGCGCGGGGCACCTCGTCCACGAGGAACGCCCGCTGGAGTACCTGGACGCGGTCCGCACCTTCCTGGTCCCCGCACCCTGA